Genomic segment of Pararhodobacter zhoushanensis:
GTGGGCGACGGTGCAAAGCGGGTGATCAGCCCAGCCACGCCGTGAAGGCCTCTTTCGCGCGGTCGGTATAGGCCTTGTAGCGGTCTTTGCGACCCCGGCGGCCGCCGCGGATGTCGTCAATCGGCGTGAACAGACCGAAATTCACGTTCATCGGCTGGAAGGTCTTCGCCTCGGCATCGCCGGTGATATGCGCGATCAACGCCCCCATCGCCGTAACACGGGGCGGAGCGGCCAGTGTCCGGCCCTGAATTTCAGCCGCCGCAAGGCGACCGGCGACCAACCCCATCGAGGCCGATTCGACATAGCCCTCAACCCCGGTGATCTGCCCGGCGAAGCGCAGATTGGGCCGCGAGCGCAGACGCATCTGGTCGTCCAGCAGGGTGGGCGAATTGATGAAGGTGTTGCGGTGAATGCCACCCAGCCGGGCAAAGCTGGCGTCTTGCAGACCGGGGATCATGCGGAACACCTCTGTTTGCGCGCCGTACTTCATCTTGGTCTGGAAGCCGACAATATTATACAGCGTTCCCAAAGCGTTATCGCGCCGCAGTTGAACCACGGCATAGGGCTTGTTCAGCGGGTCGTGCGAATTGGTCAGTCCAACAGGCTTCATCGGGCCATGGCGCAGGGTCTCGCGGCCGCGTTCGGCCATGACCTCGATCGGCAGGCAGCCGTCGAAATAGCCGGCCGTCTCGCCCTCATGGAACTCGGTTTTATCGGCAGCGAGCAGGGCGTCGATGAAGGCCTCGTATTGCGGCTTGGTCATCGGGCAGTTGAGATAGGCTTTCTGTTCTTCCTCGGTCTCGCCCTTGTCATAGCGCGATTGCAGCCAGGCGATGTCCAGATCAATGCTCTCGTAATGCACGATCGGTGCGATGGCGTCGAAAAAGGCCAGCGCTTCGGCGCCGGTTTCGACGCGAGATCGCTTGCGCCAGCGCGTCCGAGGTCAGCGGGCCGGTGGCAAAGATCCAGTGGCCCGATTCCGGCAAGGCATTGATTTCGCCCGCATGCGGGGTGATCAGCGGGTGCGCCAGCAACCGTTCGGTCACCGCTTGCGCAAAGGCTTCACGGTCAACGGCCAGTGCGCCACCGGCGGGCAGGGCGTGTTGGTCGGCCATCTCCATGATCAGGCCACCCGCAGCGCGCATTTCCCAGTGCAACAGGCCGACGGCGTTCTGCTCGTCATCGTCCGAGCGGAACGAGTTCGAGCAGACCATCTCGGCGAAGTTGCCGGTCTGGTGGGCGAAGGTGCCCACATGGGGGCGCATTTCATGCAAAACGACGGGCACGCCCGCTTGCGCGGCCTGCCAGGCGGCTTCGGATCCGGCCATTCCGCCGCCGACGATGTGGAGTGCTTCGGTCATGGTGCTGACATAGCCGCGAGGCCGGGCAAAGAAAAGGGGCGGCCCCAAGGGCCGCCCCGATTGTCCGTGTGACAGGTCGGCTCAGACGGTCGCGGATTTGCGGCCCAGCATCGCGTCGACCGACCAGGCACCGGGGCCGGTGACCCAGAGCAGCAGGAAACCGCCAGCCAGACCCAGGTTTTTCATGAAGCTGGTCATCTGCATCTGATCGGCCGGGTCGAAGTGGAACATCGCACCGGACACCACACAGAATGCCCCCAGCGCCAGCGCAGCAGGGCGGGTGAAGAAGCCAACCAGAATGGCCAGACCGCCCAGAACTTCCAGCGCGATCACCGGCCAGATCAGGAAGCCGGGAACGCCGCCGGATTGCATGTAGGCGGCCATGCCTTCAGCATTGGGGATCTTGCCGAAGCCAGCGACGATGAACAGAACCGACAGCAGAATGCGGGCAACGAGGAGGGGCAGGGCGGGCATGGGGGCAAACCTTTCAGGGGTGCGAGTTGATCTGCCCCCTTCATAGACTGCGTCCCGGGTTTCGCGCTATTCGGCGCAACCCAACAGATGTTCTGCGCTGGCGCACAGAAGTCAGATCAGTGCCATCCGCTCCACCCGTTCAGGATCGGGGAAGGGGCGGTAGAGGCCAAATTCAGCCCGCGCGATGAACTGGTGCATCTTGTCATAGCGTTGCCAGGCGTCATCGTCGCCACGGCCCAGAAAGCGAAAGGCCGCGTCCAGCTGGGCGAGATCCTCAACCTCGATCTCCAGCAGGAAATCAGCCCCGCCTTCCCCGGCGAGGTTCAGTTTGCGCCGTAACAGACGCCAGTTCATGATCCGCCCGGCATCGCGCAACTGGTTCATCCAGGCTTCAAGCGCGTGGGCGAACGCCAGCGCGCGCGCGTCGGATTTCAGATCAATCATGCAGTGATAAACGTTCATGGCCGGACCCCTCTCAGGTGCCCGGCCATGCTAGACGCAAGAGGCTGAAGAAAGCGTTACGCTTCGGCCTCGTCCTCGCTCTGTTCGACCACGCGGGCTACCGAGACGACCTCTTCCCCCGGAGCTGTCTTGAACACCCGCACGCCACCGGCGCTGCGCGAGCGGAAGCTGATCTGACCCACCGGCGTGCGAATCGACTGTCCGGTCGACGTTGCCAGCATGATCTGATCGGTCGGATCGACCGGGAAGCTGGCGATCAGCGACCCGCCGCGCATCGCCTTGTCCATCGCCATGACACCCTGGCCCCCGCGACCGCGCACCGGATAATCGTGGCTGGAGGACAGTTTACCCGCGCCGCCACTGGTGACGGTCAGGATCAGATCCTCGAGCGCCGACATTTCGGCATAGCGTTCGGTGCTCAGTTGCCCGGCCTCGACCGCCTCTTCGTCTTCGGCTTCGGCCTCATCGGGCGCGCCGGCCATCAGGCGGCGTTGCTTGAGATAGGCGGCGCGTTCCTCGGCGCTGGCGTCGAAATGGCGGATGACCGACATCGACACGACCTTGTCGCCCTCCGCCAGCCGGATACCGCGTACCCCGGTCGAGATCGCGGCCCTTGAAGACGCGCACGTCGATGGTCGGGAAGCGGATCGCGCGGCCCAAAGCCGTGACCAGCATCACATCGTCCTGCTCGTCGGCGATGCGGGCATTCACCAGCAGCACACCCTCGGGCAGCTTCATCGCGATCTTGCCGTTGCGCATGACATTGGTGAAGTCGCTCAAGGCGTTACGCCGCACATCGCCCGCACTGGTGGCAAAGACGATCTGCAGGTTCTGCCAGTCTTCCTCGGCCGCATCGACGGGCATGATCGCCGCAATCGACACGCCCACCGGGATTGGCAGAATGTTGACGATCGCCTTGCCGCGCGCGTTGCGCCCGGACAGGGGCAGACGCCAGCACTTCAGCTTGTAGACCATGCCGTCCGTGGTGAAGAACAACAGATGCGTGTGCGTGTTGGCCACGAACAGCGTGGTGACCAGATCGTCCTCTTTGGTCGACATGGACGACAGACCCTTGCCGCCGCGATTCTGCGCGCGGAATTCGGCCAGCGGCGTACGCTTGATATAGCCGCCCGAGGTGACGGTCACGACCATGTCCTCGCGCTCGATCAGGTCTTCGTCGTCCAGATCGCCCGCCCAGTCGATGATCTCGGTCCGACGCGGCACGGCGAACAGCGTGCGCACCTCGTCGAGTTCCTCAACGATGATCGCCATGATCCGCGCGCGTGAGCGCAGAATATCGAGGTAATCCTTGATCTTGCCGGCCAGTTCTTCCAGCTCGTCGGTGACTTCCTTGACCCCGATGGCCGTCAGGCGCTGCAGGCGCAGCTCAAGGATGGCACGGGCCTGCACTTCGGACAGGTTATAGGTTCCGTCTTCGTTCATCGTGTGGCTGGGATCGTCGATCAGGCGGATGTAGTCGGCGATGTCATGCGCAGGCCAGCGCCGCGTCATCAGCTTTTCGCGCGCATCCGCCGGGTCGGCCGAGCCGCGAATGGTCGCGACCACCTCATCGACATTGGACACCGCCACGGCCAGACCGCACAGGATATGGCTGCGCTCGCGCGCCTTGTTCAGCTCGAACGCGGTGCGCCGGGTGACGATTTCTTCCCGGAAGCCGACGAAATGATGCAGGAAATCGCGCAGGGTCAGCTGCTCGGGGCGGCCACCGTTCAGCGCCAGCATGTTGCAGCCAAAGGTCGTCTGCATCGGCGTGAAGCGGAACAACTGGTTCAGCACCACATCCGCTGTCGCGTCGCGCTTCAGCTCAACCACCACGCGCACACCGATCCGGTCGGATTCGTCGGCAACGTGGCTGATGCCTTCAATGCGCTTGTCGCGCACGGCTTCGGCAATCTTTTCAACCATTTGCGCCTTGTTCACCTGATAGGGAACCTCGTCGATGACGATGGCGAAACGGTCTTTGCGGATCTCTTCGATATGCGTCTTGGCCCGGATCAGCACCGAGCCGCGCCCCTCGATATAGGCCTTGCGCGCCCCCGCCCGGCCCATGATCAGCGCCCCGGTCGGAAAATCCGGGGCCGGGATGTATTGCATCAGCTCTTCGCTGGTCAGGTCGGGGTTTTCGATCAGCGCCTTGGTTGCGTCGATCACTTCGCCCAGATTGTGCGGCGGGATGTTGGTCGCCATGCCGACGGCGATACCGCCCGCGCCATTGACCAGCATGTTGGGGAAACGCGCGGGCAGAACCGTCGGCTCGCGGTCCTTGCCGTCATAGTTGTCTTGAAAATCGACCGTGTCCTTGTCGATATCGGCCAGCAGGTAGTTCGCCGTCTTGTCCATGCGCACTTCGGTATAGCGCATGGCCGCGGCCTTATCGCCGTCCATCGAGCCAAAGTTGCCCTGACCGTCCAACAAGGGCAGCGACATCGAAAACGGCTGCGCCATGCGCACCAGCGCATCATAGATCGCGCTGTCGCCGTGGGGGTGGTATTTCCCCATCGTATCACCGACCGGACGCGCCGACTTGCGATAGGATTTGTCGAAGGTGTTGTTGGTCTCGTGCATCGCGAACAGGATGCGCCGGTGGACCGGCTTCAGCCCGTCGCGCAGATCGGGGATCGCGCGGCTGACGATCACGCTCATCGCGTAATCCAGATAGGCCGTGCGCATTTCCTGCACGATCGAGACGCCCGGGGATACGGGTTTCAGGTCGGTCTCTTCGGGGGTTGCGTGTCGTCGCTCAAAGCCTGCCTCGCGCGCGAATTTACTCAAGATCTTGTTGTCGTTCTTATAGCCGAACCCTACCCGCAGGCGCAATGCCGCCGGGCGCGCTTGCCCCGCTGACCGGCGACAAACCTGCGCTCACCTGCTATATTATCCCCCCAACCGGAGGAGTTCCCATGACCCGTGCCCTGATCTGCGCCGCCATCCTTGGCCTTGCCACCCCTGCGCTGGCCGAACCCGTCAATATCACGCCCGATATGGCCTCGGTCACGGTGCAGACCGATGCCGGACCCGCCGAGATCGCCCGCGTTCAGGACAATGACAATATGGTTAACGGCGAATGGGCCCGCACGTCGCGCCCCTGTCCGAATTTCTGCATCCAGCCAATGAACCCGGCTGAAGGCGTCACCACCGTCGGCGAGCTTGAAGTCATTGCTGCGTTGCAAGACCCTGACGTCGTGGTGATCGACAGCCGCGTGCGCGCCGATTATCTGGGCGGCACCATCCCCGGCGCGGTTCACATCCCCTATACCGAGATGACCGACCGGCTCGATGAAGTCGGCTGCGAGGTCGATTTCGACGGTTTCCAGTGCGAGGACCCGTCACAAGTGCTGCTCTTCTGCAACGGCCCGTGGTGCGGTCAGTCCCCCACCGCCATCCGCCGCATGATCGAGGCCGGCTTTCCCGCCGATCACATTCACTATTACCGTGGCGGTATGCAGGTCTGGCGGATGCTCGGCCTTTCCGTGCTGGTTCCCGCCAGCTGATCTTGGGCCTGCGGGCGTCGCGCCCTACATTAAGGGTAAGCGGCGCCCGCTGTCGGGCGCCCCTTTGCCGGAGAGAGCCTCATGTACGCCAAAATCCTGATCCCCGTCGCTTATGAACCCGGCTATGACATCGGCCGCGAACTGCAGGTCGCCCGCGCGCTGGCCAAGCCGCATGGCGCGCAGGTCGTTTTGGCGCATGTGATGGAAAAGACGCCGTTTTATGCCATCGACTACATGCCGCAAGGCTGGCGCGAGGAGCTGCACGATGCCATCCTCGCCGATCTGGCGCAGCACGCGGCCACGGTGCCCGGCGGGTCTGTCGCCGTGCTTGAGGGCGAGCCGGGGCGCACCCTGCTTGACCATGCGCAGGCCGAGGGCGTCGATTGCATCATCCTCGCCGCCCACCGCTCGGAACCCGCGCTGATCGGCTCCACGGCAACGTGGATCGCGCGGAACGCGACCTGCGCGGTGCATCTGATTCGTTAACGCAGCCGCAGAAGCGTGGCGCAGAGCGCCAGCGCTTCGCGGGGGATGTGACGCAGGCGCTGCCGTGGCCCGATCTGGTGCCACGGCGGTGCCGCGGTGGTGATCCGCAGCCCGAGCTGCCGCGCAATCAACCGCGCGCGGGGCAGGTGATAGGGATCGCTGACCACAATGACGTCCGGCATCCCGAGCGCCCGCAGGATCTGCTGCGCATTCGCGAGATTTTCGCGCGTGCTGGTCGATTGATCCTCCAGCAGTACCGCTGTTTCGGGCACGCCGGCCTCAAGGCAGAGCCGCGCAATCACCGCCGCCTCGCTCGGCCCCTGCCGCCCAACACCGCCGCAGCCCACAATCGCCGCGACCCGCCCGGCGTGGTACAGCCCAACCGCGCAGTCAACCCGTCTGCGCAGGGTGGGTGACGGCTCGCCTCCCGCCCAAACCGCCGCGCCCAGAACAACCGCAACGCGGCTCACCGAAGGGTGCGCAGTCATTGCGCACCGTCACCGCATCGACCGCGCGCATCCCTCACCGCTTGCGCTTTCCCGGCTTCCCAAACGACCCGGCCT
This window contains:
- a CDS encoding DoxX family protein, with the translated sequence MPALPLLVARILLSVLFIVAGFGKIPNAEGMAAYMQSGGVPGFLIWPVIALEVLGGLAILVGFFTRPAALALGAFCVVSGAMFHFDPADQMQMTSFMKNLGLAGGFLLLWVTGPGAWSVDAMLGRKSATV
- a CDS encoding DUF6614 family protein produces the protein MNVYHCMIDLKSDARALAFAHALEAWMNQLRDAGRIMNWRLLRRKLNLAGEGGADFLLEIEVEDLAQLDAAFRFLGRGDDDAWQRYDKMHQFIARAEFGLYRPFPDPERVERMALI
- a CDS encoding rhodanese-like domain-containing protein; protein product: MTRALICAAILGLATPALAEPVNITPDMASVTVQTDAGPAEIARVQDNDNMVNGEWARTSRPCPNFCIQPMNPAEGVTTVGELEVIAALQDPDVVVIDSRVRADYLGGTIPGAVHIPYTEMTDRLDEVGCEVDFDGFQCEDPSQVLLFCNGPWCGQSPTAIRRMIEAGFPADHIHYYRGGMQVWRMLGLSVLVPAS
- a CDS encoding universal stress protein; translation: MYAKILIPVAYEPGYDIGRELQVARALAKPHGAQVVLAHVMEKTPFYAIDYMPQGWREELHDAILADLAQHAATVPGGSVAVLEGEPGRTLLDHAQAEGVDCIILAAHRSEPALIGSTATWIARNATCAVHLIR
- a CDS encoding YdcF family protein, which codes for MTAHPSVSRVAVVLGAAVWAGGEPSPTLRRRVDCAVGLYHAGRVAAIVGCGGVGRQGPSEAAVIARLCLEAGVPETAVLLEDQSTSTRENLANAQQILRALGMPDVIVVSDPYHLPRARLIARQLGLRITTAAPPWHQIGPRQRLRHIPREALALCATLLRLR